In the Flagellimonas sp. HMM57 genome, one interval contains:
- a CDS encoding serine hydrolase → MKKTIFFIVCVLMLAQNNQAQQTSSTSKKGSISINENHPKSQKVSRILEELTQNGCPGASIAILDNNGWWLHSEGLASLEKNEPMTNDHLHYLQSVAKTYMAVAVLKLYETGKLQLDHPITQYLDSRVSEMIQRADEITVRMLLNHTSGIPEYNFNPNYTATLLQHPETVFKGEDYINYIKRKPFDFEPGSRYSYRNSNYVLLSMIVDKVTGDHGDFIREYIFKLLSLKNTYYQISPRKLKNEKLPNSYWDRYSNGILEDVSFVQQQNVAYMVGDDGIVTTTQEAILFLKGLLEGKLLQEATLKEMMTWVMRDGKPVYGLGLGSNEIAGQRFYGHTGGGLGAGCELRYFPEKNLYMFIAINIGTVTGSPLHAKLVEVRERLYQTLLE, encoded by the coding sequence ATGAAAAAAACAATTTTCTTTATCGTTTGTGTTTTGATGCTTGCGCAAAACAATCAAGCGCAACAAACTTCTTCAACCTCGAAAAAGGGTTCAATTTCAATAAATGAAAATCATCCAAAAAGCCAAAAGGTTTCAAGAATACTTGAAGAACTTACTCAAAATGGATGCCCTGGTGCCAGTATTGCAATTTTAGATAACAATGGTTGGTGGCTCCACAGCGAAGGATTGGCAAGTTTGGAGAAAAACGAACCTATGACCAATGATCACCTTCACTACCTCCAAAGTGTTGCCAAAACCTATATGGCCGTAGCTGTTTTGAAGCTTTATGAAACGGGTAAACTTCAATTGGACCATCCCATCACACAATATTTGGATTCAAGGGTTTCCGAAATGATTCAGCGTGCAGATGAAATCACCGTTAGGATGCTTTTGAACCATACTTCTGGAATTCCTGAATACAATTTTAATCCCAACTATACAGCCACGTTGTTACAACATCCGGAAACTGTTTTTAAAGGCGAGGACTACATTAATTACATAAAGCGGAAACCTTTTGACTTTGAACCCGGAAGCCGGTATTCCTATAGAAATTCAAACTATGTATTGCTTTCAATGATTGTCGATAAAGTCACGGGAGATCATGGTGACTTCATACGAGAATATATTTTTAAACTCCTGAGTTTAAAAAACACCTACTATCAAATCTCACCGAGAAAACTAAAGAACGAAAAGCTTCCCAATAGTTATTGGGACCGCTATAGCAATGGGATTTTGGAAGATGTATCATTTGTGCAGCAGCAGAACGTAGCTTATATGGTAGGAGATGATGGCATTGTAACGACTACACAAGAGGCTATTCTGTTTTTGAAGGGTCTTTTGGAAGGAAAGCTACTGCAGGAAGCTACCCTAAAGGAAATGATGACTTGGGTTATGCGAGATGGAAAGCCGGTTTATGGATTAGGTTTAGGATCAAACGAAATTGCAGGTCAAAGGTTCTATGGCCATACTGGAGGAGGACTGGGAGCTGGCTGCGAGTTAAGATACTTCCCAGAGAAAAACTTATATATGTTTATAGCCATCAATATCGGTACTGTTACCGGTAGTCCCTTGCATGCAAAACT